One Acidimicrobiia bacterium genomic window carries:
- a CDS encoding FAD-linked oxidase C-terminal domain-containing protein, with translation MYARDAGVAEGSAVAVCFPRAAHEVAAAVRIARKHGRPFVARGSGTGLAGGATPVDDPLVIVTTRLNRVLEVDAHERVAWVEPGVLNLDLSRAVAHLGLHYAPDPSSQQACTIGGNVATNAGGPHCLAYGVTASHVLAVETVLPDGRVTMLGGLEPDQPGFDLRGCFVGSEGTMGIATRIAVRLTPNPPTIATLLLDFTSIDAAAATVTGTIARGIVPAALEMMDGQITRAVEDFVGAGYPRDAEAVLLVELDGLPHGVAAQADAIRRIGAEHGARTVRVAKDEAERALLWKGRKSAFGAIARIAPDYYLHDAVVPRTRLVDVLRRVYEIAGERELTMMNVFHAGDGNLHPLIAFDRRQPGVWERVHAAGTEILETCIDAGGVLSGEHGVGLEKRDLMPLMFTPDDLCAQEWMRDAFDPDGAANPGKVLPRGSRCGEIGKIPEGAWV, from the coding sequence TTGTACGCCCGCGACGCCGGGGTCGCCGAGGGCAGTGCGGTCGCCGTGTGCTTCCCACGCGCCGCGCACGAGGTCGCGGCGGCGGTGCGGATCGCACGCAAGCACGGGCGGCCCTTCGTCGCGCGCGGGAGCGGCACCGGGCTCGCGGGTGGCGCGACTCCGGTCGACGATCCGCTCGTCATCGTCACGACCCGGCTGAACCGCGTGCTCGAGGTCGACGCGCACGAGCGCGTCGCGTGGGTCGAGCCCGGCGTCCTCAACCTCGACCTCTCCCGAGCGGTCGCGCATCTCGGCCTCCATTACGCACCGGACCCGTCGTCCCAGCAGGCCTGCACGATCGGCGGCAACGTCGCGACGAACGCCGGCGGCCCGCACTGCCTCGCGTACGGCGTCACCGCGAGCCACGTGCTCGCGGTGGAGACGGTGCTGCCCGACGGACGGGTCACGATGCTCGGCGGCCTGGAGCCCGACCAGCCCGGCTTCGACCTCCGCGGCTGCTTCGTCGGGTCGGAAGGCACCATGGGCATCGCGACGCGCATCGCGGTGCGGCTGACGCCGAACCCACCGACGATCGCGACGTTGCTGCTCGACTTCACGTCGATCGACGCCGCCGCGGCCACGGTCACCGGCACGATCGCGCGCGGCATCGTTCCTGCCGCGCTCGAGATGATGGACGGCCAGATCACGCGCGCGGTCGAGGACTTCGTGGGCGCGGGCTACCCGCGCGACGCGGAAGCCGTGCTGCTCGTCGAGCTCGACGGGCTACCGCACGGCGTCGCCGCGCAGGCCGACGCGATTCGCCGCATCGGCGCGGAGCACGGTGCGCGCACGGTGCGCGTGGCGAAGGACGAGGCAGAGCGCGCGTTGTTGTGGAAGGGCCGCAAGTCGGCGTTCGGCGCGATCGCGCGCATCGCACCCGACTACTACCTGCACGACGCGGTCGTCCCGCGCACTCGGCTCGTCGACGTGTTGCGGCGCGTCTACGAGATCGCCGGCGAGCGTGAGCTGACGATGATGAACGTCTTCCACGCGGGCGACGGCAACCTCCATCCGCTCATCGCGTTCGACCGTCGCCAACCCGGCGTGTGGGAGCGCGTGCACGCGGCCGGTACCGAGATCCTCGAGACGTGCATCGACGCGGGCGGCGTGCTGTCCGGCGAGCACGGCGTGGGCCTCGAGAAGCGCGACCTCATGCCGCTCATGTTCACTCCCGACGACCTCTGCGCGCAGGAATGGATGCGCGACGCGTTCGACCCGGACGGCGCGGCGAACCCGGGCAAGGTGTTGCCGCGCGGCAGCCGCTGCGGCGAGATCGGCAAGATCCCCGAAGGCGCATGGGTGTGA
- a CDS encoding FAD-binding protein: protein MSAVAMVDDLAASIAAADAVVAVGAGTHREVGGPVPSGLEVRAPAGVVAYDPAELMITVHAGTAIAELEHVLAPAGQMCALDPRDSAATVGGVLASGLSGPRRLRYGPLRDAVLEVRLITADGRRVRGGAPVVKNVTGFDLPRLLVGSLGTLAVIVQATLRCRPRPAASAWTTTDEPPDSVRARVHAPSMLLWDGSHTHALLEGDLHDVQAQLGAIDGRASEGPPDLPDGVHRGRISVRPNAIVDLGRALATIARCRWLAEGGVGTVHVATDTVEALTAARAAAHAAGGWLLREAGGGAGFDGFGRELPDLDVARRLKRAFDPTGKLSPGRLPL from the coding sequence ATGAGCGCGGTCGCGATGGTCGACGATCTCGCGGCTTCGATCGCCGCGGCCGACGCGGTGGTGGCGGTCGGCGCGGGAACGCATCGCGAAGTCGGCGGACCGGTGCCGTCGGGGCTGGAAGTGCGAGCGCCGGCGGGCGTGGTGGCGTACGACCCCGCCGAGCTGATGATCACCGTGCACGCGGGCACCGCGATCGCCGAGCTCGAGCACGTGCTCGCGCCGGCCGGACAGATGTGCGCCCTCGACCCGCGTGACTCGGCGGCGACCGTCGGCGGCGTGCTGGCCTCGGGGCTCTCCGGCCCGCGCCGCCTGCGCTACGGACCCCTGCGGGACGCGGTCCTCGAAGTACGGCTGATCACCGCCGATGGCCGGCGCGTGCGCGGCGGTGCACCGGTCGTGAAGAACGTCACGGGCTTCGACCTGCCCCGACTCCTCGTCGGCTCGCTCGGCACGCTCGCCGTGATCGTGCAGGCGACGCTTCGGTGCCGGCCCCGCCCGGCCGCGTCGGCGTGGACGACGACGGACGAGCCGCCCGACTCGGTGCGGGCCCGCGTGCACGCGCCGTCGATGCTGCTCTGGGACGGCTCGCACACGCACGCGCTGCTCGAAGGCGACCTGCACGACGTGCAGGCACAGCTCGGCGCGATCGACGGGCGCGCCTCCGAGGGCCCGCCCGATCTTCCCGACGGCGTGCATCGCGGCCGCATCTCCGTGCGGCCGAATGCGATCGTCGACCTCGGTCGCGCGCTCGCCACGATCGCACGCTGCCGGTGGCTCGCCGAAGGCGGCGTCGGCACCGTGCACGTCGCGACCGACACCGTCGAGGCCCTCACCGCCGCGCGCGCGGCGGCCCACGCGGCCGGCGGCTGGCTGTTGCGTGAGGCCGGAGGCGGCGCGGGCTTCGACGGCTTCGGCCGTGAGCTGCCCGACCTCGACGTCGCGCGCCGGCTCAAGCGCGCCTTCGACCCGACCGGCAAGCTCTCGCCCGGCCGGCTCCCGCTGTGA